The segment AGATGCGGGAGGAGATCGTCAGAAACACGCACAGTTACACTGCTGATGATATTGCTATCCTCTCGTATGACTCAGCGCTTCTTTGCAATCCTGAAAATCCAACAGACCTCATAGATCTCATTGAGTTTGCAAATGTGCAGGTACTAGAACTCAGATATTATGACCGGGTTCTCAACCGTCAGATGGAGAAGATGTATGATGATATTGAGCAGGCAGACCGGATGTCACGTTTTCGCAGGATGCGGCAATACCATCATATTATGTCCCAGTTGATGGAGACCTATGCTGAGATATCGGAAATAACAGAAAAAGTGAACAACCTGATCAAAGTCACGGAAGATGTCTATTATGCCAGGGTGTATGCCACTGTCCTTAAAGTGATGCGAAGCAGCCAGTGGAGTGACAGTGTGGACCGAAAAATTAAGGTCATTCACGAAAACTACTCGATGCTTTCTGAAGAGGTCAGAATTCAACACTCAAATTTCCTTGAATGGGTGGTTATTATTCTCATTGCCATGGAATGTGTTCTTGGTCTTTTGAGAAGTATAGAATAAGAATTGATACACTGTTACTTTCTCCAGAAAGAAGTCTTCTTATCGGTTCATTCTGCACACGTATAGGTATACAATGCCTGGAATAATTGAAGCCGTGGATCTCAGGAAAGAATATGGGTCCCTTACTGCAGTTGACGGTATCAGTTTTTCGGTAAAAAAAGGAGAACTATTTGGATTCCTAGGTCCAAACGGGGCCGGAAAAACCACAACTATGAAGATTTGCGAGTGTGTCTCTCCCAGAACTGCAGGTTCTCTGCATATCTTCTCCATGGATCCTGATCTTGCGGGAAGGGAGATTCGTAGCCGCCTTGGTGTAGTTCCTCAGGAAACCAACCTCGACAATGAGTTGACTGTTGCAGAAAATCTGCAAATTTATGCGTCATTTTTTAATATCTCACCTGTTGAGGCCCGTATAAGAACCGAAGACCTTCTGGATTTTTTCGAACTTACAGCCAAGCGAGACACACTCATTGAACAACTATCAGGGGGTATGAAACGGCGACTGCTTTTGGCACGTGCCATGATCAATCATCCTGAGATCCTGATTCTTGACGAACCAACGATTGGACTGGATCCCCAGGCACGTCACCACATCTGGGAACGCTTGCAGCAGATCCGTTCTCAGGGAAACACGATAGTTATTACAACCCATTATCTGGATGAAGCTGAAAGGCTCTGTGACCGGCTGGTGATTATGGATCACGGGAAGATCCTGGTTGAAGGTTCGCCAAGAGATCTGATTGATACTCATATTGGGATGGATATCGTGGAGGTTGAACATACACCTGAAGTAGTCAACTGCCTGAACTCGCTTGGAATTATCTTCGAGTCCGTTAGTGAAACAATTCAAATCAGGACTAAAACCCCTCGACAGGTTGCAGATCAGATCCTTTCAGAGTGCCAGGGCGTCAGGGTTGTTACAAGACCGGCAAGTCTTGAGGATGTATTTTTAATGCTTACTGGAAGGAGGCTTCGTGAATGACCCGGACCAATTATAACCTGGTAATGTTTCTTCGCAATTCATATCATGTGTGGTTCCGAAATCTACTGGTCTTTCGGAAGAATATCAGAGTAAACTTCCTCCCACCTTTTGTTGAACCTCTTCTTTACCTGGGGGCTATTGGATTTGGTATCGGTACTTATGTAGGAGAGGTTGATGGGATCTCGTTTGTCCGCTTTATTGCTCCCGCAATCCTTGCAGCTTCTGTTATGAATGCCTCATTTTTCGAATGTGCATACGGAACCTATGTCAGGATGTATTATGGGAAGGCTTTTGAAGCAATGATGGCTACTCCGATACGTTTGCGGGAGATTGTTATTGGTGAGATCTTTTGGGGAGCAACCCGGGGACTCATATCAGCTGCCGCTATTCTTTTGATCTTATCTCTTCTGGGTCTTGCTGATCTTCCCCAGAGTTTGGTTATCCTTCCTCTTGCTTTTTTGGCAGGATTCCTTTTCTCAGCGATTGCAGCATGTTTCTCAGCAGTTACACCTTCTATTGATACTTTAAGTTATCCATCGCTTCTCTATATTGCCCCGATGTTTCTTTTTAGCGGAACATTCTTTCCACTCAGTCTTCTTCCAGAGCCATTGCAGATTTTTGCATTTGTTGCTCTTCCGCTAACACATGTTGTCACTCTTACCCGGGGAATCATGGTTGGCGGAGCTATGCCGTTCTGGCCTGTCAATATTGCATGGATCATCGCAGGAATTGTGGTTGCCACATGTATTGCAGTCAGGCTTTTTGACCGCAGGTTAATCATTTAAAAAAAAATAGACGATGAGTTAGATTTTGAGCCCTGATTGGTATGAGAATGCTTTTTGGAAGGTTCTCATATCTCCTGCTACTTCTGTTTTGTCTTTCCACTGGTTTGTAGCAGAAACGTTGGTCTGATTATCCCTCGCCTCCATGATAGAACCACCAAATGTAGTTCTTACTATACCGTCAGCGCTTAAATATCCGGAATTTGTATCCGGGCTGATAGCCACCTGGTAATTCAGTCCGGCTGGCACCAGATCTTCACCAACCATCCGGAGATTACCGGATTCTGATATCTGGGCATGGTTTACATTCATAAAGGAGGTCTTTGACTGAACTGTATTACAGAATGCAGGGAGCCAGGCGAGGTCTTTGGCTGCATACACACACCGGATTAAGTCATCATCAGCTGGTTTGTATGATCCTGCAATATTCAGGAGATAACTCTCCTCGCCGAGCATGTGTGATCCATTGGTCGTATCATATGTCAGAATTTTCTGGGTCTGAATATTGTATGTATTTACAGCCTGGTTCTTAGAATCAAAATCAAAGTTCTTGTTTATGGCAAGTTTTCCCCCATTGGTCAGGAGATTATCTGACCAGGAAGTCTCCCCGATAACATCACCGGGATTTGTGATATGCTTTGTAATTGAATACTCCTGGCTATCAGCTGATGCTATTGTGATGGCAACAAGAGATACAAGGATAATACTTATTATTGTTCTCATGGATAATCTCAAATTGGGTTTCTGTTTTATAGGAGGCTGCAATATCTGATTACCATTGATAATATACAGCAATAGTGAGTACATGTCATGCCTTCATATTGAAGGCCTTTCTCTTTACTGTTCAAAAAAAAATGTGATTGATCTGTGATTCAATTCTACCATACAATTGTATGAATTTCCCTTTTTTTCTGATTACCATATGACCGGTCGCTGCTCTGGCGTCCGATAGAGGCTATTGTCAGGCCTGATTGATGGAAATGCTTCGTAAAACTCAGGAATATTAAATGATGGGCCATTTGCTCTAAACTTCACCCATGGATGAGGGTTAGTATATGAATCACTTCTGAGGTACTCATCTCTGGCAACTCCACTCCAGATCCGGACAAAAGAGAAAAAGACCTTTTGTTCCGGAGTAATATTGTCAGTACCTGACATCTTTGATACATCCTTTCCGTTCTTTTCCCAGGCATGAAAAGCCAGGGTCAAACCTCCGAAATCAGCAATATTTTCACCAAGTGTGAGATTTCCATTCACAAATACCCCGGGAATCACTTCGAAGTGATTATATTGATCAACTATGATATTTGCCTGCTTTTGGAATTTTGCTGAATCATCTGCATTCCACCAGTCACGAAGGTTTCCATCTTTATCAAAAAGGCGACCCTGGTCATCAAAGCCATGTGTCATCTCATGACCAATAACAGCTCCGATTCCTCCATAATTTATTGAATCATCAGCATCAGGGTCAAAGAAAGGTGGTTGTAATATTGCAGCCGGAAATACGATCTCATTGAGAGTTGGATTGTAATATGCATTCACTGTCTGAGGTGACATCAGCCATGCAGTTCTGTCAACTGGTTTACCAATCTTATCCAATCCGTTTGGCCCATGTATTTTTGAAAACTTTCCAGCATTTAGTACATTCAAAACATACGAATCTGATAGGCTTAAGTTAGAATAATTGAGCCATACATTCGGATATCCTATCTTTTCCTCTATGGCATCCAGTTTCTCTATTGCAGCCTGCTTTGTCGAATCACTCATCCAGGTCAGGTTGACGATCCTCTCTCTAAGCGTTTCCCGGATGGAATGGGATATTTTTCGTGCTTTTTCACGCTCCTCCGCGTTAAAATACATCTCAACATATTTTTTTCCTACCTCATCCTGAATTGCAGAATTTACAACTGTGAGGACACGTTTCCATCTAGGTTCTTGAGATTCGATACCATTCAAGATATGGCTGTAAAAATCAAAGTTCTCTTCCTCAAACGGTTCTGAAAGATAGGGTGATAACGAATCAACAAGTTTGTAAAGTAAAAAAATCTTCCAATCTTCGAGAGAAACTGAATCAACCATCTGATCAAATTTCTCTATTACAGTACGTTGGTGTAGGTTTATCTTATCAGAATATCCAGAACCATTGATGGCCGCAAGAGTCTCCCATTCGATATTCGGGTACTCTGACTGAAGGTCAGACCATGGAATAATGTGGGTAGTATTAATAGGATCCCTGTTTTCAACGGTTGTATAATGAGATGAGGCCATCTCCTTTTCAATATTATATATTGTCCCGGCATACTCTTTGGCATCTGATTCAGAATAATTGAGAAGAAGGAAGACATTTTTTATATGATTCTTATATGCTTCCTGAATAGAAACCGTCTCTGAATCATTTCTGAAGTAGTAATCCCGTTCAGGTAGCCCAATCCCACCCTGTTCTACCTGTGGTATCATCCAGGTAGAGTTGGTTGGATCCTGGTCAGCATAATATGAAAAGAATGGATCAATACCATACTCTATTAGATGTGAAGAGACATTGAAGAGATCATGCTTTGTGGAAATTGAATTAATTAAAGCAATTTCTCCAGCAATCGGGGTGATGGACTGGTTATTTATGGTTTCAGTGTCCATACCGCTTGAATAAAATTTTCCAATCAGGGTTTCTTTTCCAGATGTGTAGTTCGATGCTTCATTATCAAAAAGAATATGCAACTGATCTTCTGTTTTATCATTCACCTCTGTGAAAGTTGTGTACGAACTCTTGTTTGTTGGGAGTGGATGTTCTTTTATCCATGCAGTATTTACGTAATTGAAAAGGTCATCACCGGGTTCGATACTGGTATTTAGAATAAATGTATCTGATGGTGGTGTCAAGTTAGCACTTCCTGTCTGGAATAAACAGAATCCGAGAATAATAAATTGAATCATCCAGAATTTTTTCATAACAATGTACCATAATCTAATTCGCAGGTGAGACTAATACAATGTTCAATAGAGTTTGGTTTTCCTGATCTTCTATCATAGGTTATTTTAGATCTTGTTTATGGTCTGCTTTGCCGAAATGTTATTAGGAATAAAACCGAATTCCCGGGTACACATTATGACCACTATATCTTCAGCTGTATATTATCGATTTGTGTTAGTATTCATCGTGAGTTGTATTCTTGTTACAAACCAGACGATTTCTGCCTCAGTGTTTCTCATGAATGGTACTGAAATTTCACAGGATCAGATCCCTGATATCATAAATACAACTGTTCAGGGACTGATTAAAAATCCGTCCCCTCTTATTTTTTTCTATGATTATGAGTGCCAGTCATGCCAGCAGGCTCTTGACTCTGTCAGGTATTTTGAGAAACGTAACCCGAATGCCAGAATCACGTATTATGATCTTGGTGATTCACAAAAAAACCGCAGTATGTTCCTTCAATATAAGAGTAATTTTAATACCACAAAAATAAGATATCCTGCCATATTTTCCGGTGAAATAGTTATCTCCGGAAGTAGTGATATCATCCATCACATTGAATTGTTTGCCAAAGGATACAGGAAGTAGTGCTTAGATATAATCAGAGAAACATTTGTGTCTCTACACTTTCCGATGTACAATTCCTAAAGCAGATTGATTAATAATACGTCTTCCCTGAATCTCATGACATCTACCTGGAATTCATATCTCTCTGAAATACTGCACCATACCAGAACCCCTGATTTTGCAGCTGATACACATGCAAGGCCTATTACAGATGCTTATATTGTTCCCTCTCCTGATAAGCAGGATCTCCATTTTGCACTTCCGGTGGTCATTAAAACCGGAATATTTGATGAGATATCTCTCCCCCTCTCAGGTTCAATTGGAGGAATCCAGGCAGTCATTGAATACTGTAAACAGAAAGCACAATCTTCCCATGATCTTGGTGCTTTGTATGGGGTTGACACCGGGAACCAATCACGATATCAGGTTAATCTTGAGCCCTGCACTATTATTTCGTCTTCATCTTCAATCGCAACAAGTTTGTGGCATCCGGATGATCAGAATTATTTCAAAGATCAGAAGATACACCTGATTCTTCAGGGTGCATTCCCATATCGAGAACCTTCCTCATCACGAGTTCCAGAAATTGTGGATCGGCTTGTATCATATGCACAGGCTATAACGGATACTGTGAATGCAACTCCACGTGGAAAGATTAAGCGTACATGGGAGGTGGTCATCGATCAACAAACTCTTCAGGACAGACTTGGAGAACTCGGGCTGATATCATTTATCGGGGATGGTACAAGACCTGCAAGGGAATACACCCGTTATCGATGCTGGGAACGTGTTGCAGGGCCCAAGCGTGGTGTTCACATTCCTTTTATTTGTCCACGTGAATTGAATCCAGTCGAGGTTTATCTTCCCGGTTCCAACAAGACCATCACCGGACTTGGTATCAGAAGGGGCGAACTGTTTGCAATTACCGGATCAAATGCCCAGGGAAAATCATCACTCCTTCAGGCGATTTATTGCGGACAAGATATTCATGCTCATGGAGATGGAAGAGAACATTTGGTCACTCTCCCCGGTGGTGTTTCAGTTGATTCTACCAACATCGAATTGAAAGGAGTTGATCTTACGCCCTTCTTTGGCAGTCTTCCACCTGGCATGGATGGTACTCCGTATTGTGCCTCAGGTCATGGTAGTGGTTCAGCATCCATGGCGTTCAGAATAAAGGAAGCAATTAAAAAGAGATCTCCGTATATCATCATCGATGAAGATCGGTCTGCACAGAATCTGCTCAATCCATGCTATATGAGCATGGATTCCCAGGTTAATTCACTGGCATCCTTAATAAGCAAAGATCGTAAATGGCTGGATGACTCAAGCCTGATAATCGCTGGCTCCGGAATGGAACTGATGATTGCGGGTGCAGACCGGATAATCAGACTCTGTAACCATGCTCCGGTTGCTGTCTCACGTGATGAATGGCGGACTGGATTAAAACAGTATTATCAGGAATTAATCGAGATGGTGTGAGTCAGAATAGTGGAGTAAAAGAGGAAGAATTCTTTCAATCAGGTCACTGATACCGCTTTTTATATTCGTTGAACAGGGCCACTGCATACTTTTCAGTAATCTTCGTAGGAATATAGTTGAGAATTTTCGCACGGGTAATGAGTTCCTGTTTGATTTCATTCTCATTGTGGATCTGGTGGGCTGCAACTTCATTCAGGATAAAATCAAGTTGGTTTATGCCCGTGGCCTTGCCATCAATTTCTATTGATCCAATTGTTGTGTTCTGTGGTATAATTCCTCCACAGACTTTACAGTAGACCCCATCTTTATCATCAGTCATGTTCGGTATCCCGTATCATGGTCAGTGACATTTTGAACCGGGTCACAGCACTCAATGCATGTGGTACATTTGCAGGAAATATGATTGTATTACCTTCTTTCATCTGATGTGTTTCTCCCTGGATCCAGACTTCACATTCACCTTCAAGAATGGTTACAACAGCATCAAACGGAGCAGTATGTTCTGATAATCCTTCATTCTCATCAAACGAAAAGAGGGTTACTGAACCTGTCCTGGTACTTACAATCATTCTGCTGGATACCGAACCATCCTGATATCCCACCAGGTCTTTCAGGTTGAGAACCTTTGCACGAAGTTCATCACGTGCCCGACACTGTTTGCCGGATTCATTCAGGGTTTCTGAGTTGAATTCCATTCTCCACCATAATACCGAACGAATTGTCTTTGCTAGTTCTTTTGAAAATGACATTGTGAAAGAAAGATTCTCTCGTTGTCATTTTACCGCATCTCCCAATTGCTCCGCTTTTTACTTACGCTGGAACCATCCGTTTTATGTCTTCTTCAACAGTGCTGTTCTTACTGATGTTGAAGTTCTCAACCAGAACATTGAGTACTCCTGGTGATACAAATCCCGGAAGTTTAGGTCCGAGGGCGATATTCTTTACTCCTAGGTGCAACAGGGCTAACAGGACCAGGCAAGCCTTCTGTTCGTACCAGGCAATGTTGTATGATACTGGAAGTTCGTTGATTTCTACACCAAAGGCATTGGCCAGGGCCTGGGCTATCACAACAAGCGAGTATGAATCATTGCACTGTCCTGCATCGATGACCCGCGGTATACCGCCGATTGTTCCAAGATCCAGGTGATTGTATCTGAACTTGGCACATCCAGCTGTCAGAATGATGGTATCCTTCGGGAGGGCCTTGGCAAACTCAGTATAATATTCGCGTTCGCTCTGGCGTCCGTCACATCCTGCCATCACAATAAAACGCCTAATGTCACCTTTCTTTACAGCTTCGATGACAGTTCCTGCAAGGGCAAGAACAGCGTCATGACCACATCCGGTAATGAGATCGCGCCCATGTGAATGCAGATCCTGGGGAGGCTGACAGGTTTTTGCATATTCGATAACCTTAGAAAAATCTTTTGTTCCATCTGGAGATTTTTCAATGTGTT is part of the Methanospirillum lacunae genome and harbors:
- a CDS encoding aldolase, giving the protein MTDDKDGVYCKVCGGIIPQNTTIGSIEIDGKATGINQLDFILNEVAAHQIHNENEIKQELITRAKILNYIPTKITEKYAVALFNEYKKRYQ
- a CDS encoding cupin domain-containing protein, which gives rise to MEFNSETLNESGKQCRARDELRAKVLNLKDLVGYQDGSVSSRMIVSTRTGSVTLFSFDENEGLSEHTAPFDAVVTILEGECEVWIQGETHQMKEGNTIIFPANVPHALSAVTRFKMSLTMIRDTEHD
- a CDS encoding P-loop domain-containing protein, giving the protein MTSTWNSYLSEILHHTRTPDFAADTHARPITDAYIVPSPDKQDLHFALPVVIKTGIFDEISLPLSGSIGGIQAVIEYCKQKAQSSHDLGALYGVDTGNQSRYQVNLEPCTIISSSSSIATSLWHPDDQNYFKDQKIHLILQGAFPYREPSSSRVPEIVDRLVSYAQAITDTVNATPRGKIKRTWEVVIDQQTLQDRLGELGLISFIGDGTRPAREYTRYRCWERVAGPKRGVHIPFICPRELNPVEVYLPGSNKTITGLGIRRGELFAITGSNAQGKSSLLQAIYCGQDIHAHGDGREHLVTLPGGVSVDSTNIELKGVDLTPFFGSLPPGMDGTPYCASGHGSGSASMAFRIKEAIKKRSPYIIIDEDRSAQNLLNPCYMSMDSQVNSLASLISKDRKWLDDSSLIIAGSGMELMIAGADRIIRLCNHAPVAVSRDEWRTGLKQYYQELIEMV
- a CDS encoding RMD1 family protein is translated as MISLRFYRIYDIGREIDLDQLERELARSYFTARASFLRVNPKSIMMEDPPLMLKMHEVSVERQGYTFNLHVIARLYDIGAISLCFLYDDPEAPSSALEDTALLFAGHEGLSDLFGTYLKNLGEILGPHIKNISIQSDFFEDYTIYVTDRIDKSIDPAVLLSGERTQFSSQMREEIVRNTHSYTADDIAILSYDSALLCNPENPTDLIDLIEFANVQVLELRYYDRVLNRQMEKMYDDIEQADRMSRFRRMRQYHHIMSQLMETYAEISEITEKVNNLIKVTEDVYYARVYATVLKVMRSSQWSDSVDRKIKVIHENYSMLSEEVRIQHSNFLEWVVIILIAMECVLGLLRSIE
- a CDS encoding ABC transporter permease, which codes for MTRTNYNLVMFLRNSYHVWFRNLLVFRKNIRVNFLPPFVEPLLYLGAIGFGIGTYVGEVDGISFVRFIAPAILAASVMNASFFECAYGTYVRMYYGKAFEAMMATPIRLREIVIGEIFWGATRGLISAAAILLILSLLGLADLPQSLVILPLAFLAGFLFSAIAACFSAVTPSIDTLSYPSLLYIAPMFLFSGTFFPLSLLPEPLQIFAFVALPLTHVVTLTRGIMVGGAMPFWPVNIAWIIAGIVVATCIAVRLFDRRLII
- a CDS encoding ABC transporter ATP-binding protein, whose translation is MPGIIEAVDLRKEYGSLTAVDGISFSVKKGELFGFLGPNGAGKTTTMKICECVSPRTAGSLHIFSMDPDLAGREIRSRLGVVPQETNLDNELTVAENLQIYASFFNISPVEARIRTEDLLDFFELTAKRDTLIEQLSGGMKRRLLLARAMINHPEILILDEPTIGLDPQARHHIWERLQQIRSQGNTIVITTHYLDEAERLCDRLVIMDHGKILVEGSPRDLIDTHIGMDIVEVEHTPEVVNCLNSLGIIFESVSETIQIRTKTPRQVADQILSECQGVRVVTRPASLEDVFLMLTGRRLRE
- a CDS encoding M13 family metallopeptidase, giving the protein MKKFWMIQFIILGFCLFQTGSANLTPPSDTFILNTSIEPGDDLFNYVNTAWIKEHPLPTNKSSYTTFTEVNDKTEDQLHILFDNEASNYTSGKETLIGKFYSSGMDTETINNQSITPIAGEIALINSISTKHDLFNVSSHLIEYGIDPFFSYYADQDPTNSTWMIPQVEQGGIGLPERDYYFRNDSETVSIQEAYKNHIKNVFLLLNYSESDAKEYAGTIYNIEKEMASSHYTTVENRDPINTTHIIPWSDLQSEYPNIEWETLAAINGSGYSDKINLHQRTVIEKFDQMVDSVSLEDWKIFLLYKLVDSLSPYLSEPFEEENFDFYSHILNGIESQEPRWKRVLTVVNSAIQDEVGKKYVEMYFNAEEREKARKISHSIRETLRERIVNLTWMSDSTKQAAIEKLDAIEEKIGYPNVWLNYSNLSLSDSYVLNVLNAGKFSKIHGPNGLDKIGKPVDRTAWLMSPQTVNAYYNPTLNEIVFPAAILQPPFFDPDADDSINYGGIGAVIGHEMTHGFDDQGRLFDKDGNLRDWWNADDSAKFQKQANIIVDQYNHFEVIPGVFVNGNLTLGENIADFGGLTLAFHAWEKNGKDVSKMSGTDNITPEQKVFFSFVRIWSGVARDEYLRSDSYTNPHPWVKFRANGPSFNIPEFYEAFPSIRPDNSLYRTPEQRPVIW